A region from the Mya arenaria isolate MELC-2E11 chromosome 2, ASM2691426v1 genome encodes:
- the LOC128221025 gene encoding soluble calcium-activated nucleotidase 1-like has translation MILLSFLKRHLLRKMLHKSQSYSAPRNSTQNQFTVNDWMAAIRSPTQYRVGNARLQMKPRFMAYALVLFIAVVILLIYFIPSSKKGRFGLNCDSQIMSSESDHTIYDYSYPLTPPVKTHSGTQYRIAIVTDLDTDSKHPDKSNTWISYLKYGNLTISDDNTKIAVQFDKTVTLTSKVSEGGRGMELSELIVFNGKLYTVDDRTGIIYEIDDNKVIPRYILTDGDGSAAKGFKCEWATVKDNRLYVGGLGKEWTTGDGEVVNTNPQWVKSIGVMGDIQHHDWKDNYNALREKMGMNLPGYMIHESAVWSSVHQRWFFMPRRASRLRYDENADEKRATNLMFTATEDFKNIEVSAVGKLNPTHGFSSFKFVPGTNHNVIVALKSEEDGANKATYIMVFDVEGNILYEEMKIGDAKFEGIEFV, from the exons ATGAtccttttatcatttttgaaacgACATTTGCTCCGCAAAATGTTGCACAAATCGCAATCATATTCTGCTCCCAGGAACTCTACGCAGAACCAATTTACTGTCAATGATTGGATGGCTGCAATTCGATCCCCCACCCAGTATCGGGTCGGGAATGCCAGATTACAAATGAAACCACGATTTATGGCTTATGCTTTAGTACTTTTTATAGCTGTTGttatacttttaatatatttcattccTTCTTCGAAAAAGGGCAGATTTGGTTTGAATTGTGATTCACAAATTATGTCCTCGGAGTCTGATCATACCATATATGACTACAGTTATCCACTAACACCCCCCGTCAAAACACACTCAGGAACACAGTACAGAATTGCAATTGTTACAGATTTGGACACGGACTCTAAACATCCAGATAAGTCAAACACATGGATTAGCTACTTGAAGTATGGAAACTTGACAATATCGGACGATAACACAAAAATTGCagtacaatttgataaaacaGTCACATTGACTTCGAAAGTGTCAGAAGGCGGAAGAGGAATGGAGTTATCTGAGCTTATTGTATTTAATGGAAAACTGTACACAGTGGATGACAGAACAGGGATAATATATGAAATAGATGACAACAAAGTTATACCGAGATACATCTTGACAGATGGCGATGGCAGTGCAGCAAAAG GATTCAAGTGTGAATGGGCAACTGTTAAGGACAACAGGCTATATGTTGGAGGTCTAGGGAAGGAGTGGACAACAGGTGATGGAGAGGTAGTCAACACAAATCCACAGTGGGTGAAATCCATTGGCGTTATGGGCGACATCCAGCATCATGACTGGAAGGACAACTACAATGCTCTGCGGGAAAAGATGGGAATGAATCTCCCTG GCTATATGATTCACGAGTCGGCCGTGTGGAGCTCTGTCCATCAGAGGTGGTTCTTCATGCCTCGCAGGGCAAGCAGACTCCGTTATGATGAAAACGCTGATGAAAAGAGGGCAACCAATCTCATGTTCACTGCAACTGAAGACTTTAAGAATATAGAAGTCTCAGCTGTGGGTAAATTAAACCCAACTCACGGATTCTCATCTTTTAAATTTGTGCCTGGAACCAACCACAATGTGATAGTGGCCTTGAAATCAGAAGAAGATGGTGCAAATAAGGCAACTTACATCATGGTTTTTGACGTTGAGGGAAACATTTTATATGAGGAAATGAAAATAGGAGATGCAAAATTTGAAGGCATTGAATTTGTATGA